TTCCTGTATACGCTAGTTTTCCCCCCACCTAATCCTTAGAGGACTACACAGCCTCATTTACAATTGTACAGCAAGAGGCCATGTTCAAGTCTACCCTACCCTAGTAAAGAACTCTCCACACCTGTTTATTTTTAGAAACACCAAAACATTCTCTAGGGTTGGAATTCCTGAAACTGGGGATTTGACTGCGTAATAGAACAGACAGGGAGAGGGTTTGTAATATtttctcctaaaaaaaaaaaaaaaaagtatgtgccTTTTGAAGTCTTATTTTGGAAGAGGGATGGCTTCAAGGCTTTAAACAGGACATAGTCAGAttagaaaagggaaaataatggGGAAAACTAACCACTTCATGTATGATGAGGAAGACTACCTTTTCCTCCCCTTCTGAAAAGGTTCTCCTTGAATTAAGAACTGCTGCTATGCTAAGTAAAGGTCAGGATTGAAATCACCTCCTCACTAAAGAAAAAATTTGAGTGTTTCAGAGGAAGCTGAGTGACAAGGCTCAGTTGGCTGAAAGAATTAGCCCTCAAGGTCAAGGCAATGGTCTAGTTCTATAGAACCAAGTTATGGGGGTTTTTAACTGTAAGCTGGAGCAGTGGGAATATGGACTACTTGCAACTGGCAGTGGTGAACTTCCAGAAGGTGATTGATGGCCACGTGCTTTGCTATGCTGAGGGAAGCTCTCATGTAGGAGGTCTGCTGCTCCAGGGTGAGCTCTGCTCAGGTTTTTAGGAAAGTGGCATTTTCCTCCTTAAGTTCTGCTGCCACTACTGGTCATCCCAAGCCTGTAGCACTGTCCTGTCCCATCGGTCCATGCCTGTTGGTCAAGCCCAGAAAAAGCAGCAGTCCACTGAACGAAGCATTCCATGTAAAGGTCTAGGAGAAGTGTCTGCTCAATGTGAGCCTCATCCCTTGGTGCCTTACTGCCTGGTTGTGAGGTCATTGCACAACTGTACACAGACCTGTAGTGGCCTGTTTATAGTCATTACCATGATTGCAGAGCTCACCAGTGCTTCATGCTGCCTCACAGAGCTTTAAAGAAGGCATTGGCTTGCAAAGCCCAATGTATGATGGGGTGAAAGGAGAGGAATCATGGCAAATACATAGTTTGAACCAAGCCTCAGAATTCTAATGCCTTTCCGTAGGTATCCCCATGACGATCAGGGTACAGATACCCCCAGGGATATGACCCCAAAGAATAAATAATTGAATCAACTGGCTGTATATAATGTTATTATGTATAAAAATATgttgagtaaggtcttttatggaagcttgtaatgttctgagcTTGATGGTCATCACAAGATATGTATAGACATAGTGGTTATGAATTTATGTATATAGAGAACTGGGTTCTTAAAGCTTTACCTCCATCTCACAGCAGGGCAGTGGTCAGCCAAGCAAGAAAGGGCTGCTTCCTGACCCAATGAGATTAGCCCCAAATACTTAGCATTGTTCAACCCAGAAAAAGACAAATGATGGGCCGCAAAGTTAATGGGAGAACACAGACACCCCGGCTAGAATTTCCCCACCCACATAACCATGGTCACCAtgccaggaggaaaaaaaggaaaaaagtcttTTTGAAAAGGAGGCTTGAAACTGAGCTCTTGATCCAGAACTGGAGGAACAGTCTTGAAGGTTGGGAGGAGATAGTGGCTGCCTGTCAATGCTGGATCCCCTGTATGGAGGTGGTCATGCTGGGAAATTGTTCAATGGCACTAGGTAACTTGTGTTAGAAAAGGAAATGTATATAATATAGAAGTGCAAAGCTTGAAGTTgtgtctttatgtttattttctctgtaactggtgtttgcttttccttattatttcatctttgaatcagtgatttttctattaaataaacttcTTTATTTTTACCCCAAGGCAGTCTCTGGTGTACTaactgtgtggagtgtgtgtgccCAAATAAGCTGGTGTTGGGGGTCAGGTTTCATACCTTTGGAGTGATGAACCAGAGGGGGAAGTCTGAGTGTCTGGTAGACAAGAACTCAGGGTGGACGGATTTGGGAACTCTTAGGTTTGGAAGGGCCATCAGGTGACAAGGGCCATCAGGTGACACCAGCCTGCAAGTGACAACGAGGCTGGTACAGGCCAGGTTGAGACCTTTATGCTTGGGGGTGGGCTACTGGTGCCAGGGTTCTGAGCCATAGCAGCACAGCATTATGGCACCCGAAGTTCCAAGATGGGCACTGACAGAGCACCTTACTGGCCTGAGCGATCCTCAAAATGTCACAGTCCCATAATGCAAACCCTCCCAGAAAGCACTGAGCACAGAAGCAGAGCAATGCACCATGGGATGCCTGACCAGAATGCTGAATGCTTGTTTCAAAACATTGCTGTGCTCTATGGTAGAACTGATATAAGGCAAAACCTACCTTAATCACGAGGTAATAATGTCATGCGTCTGAACTGCTCATGCAACACTTGTTGCAGATCACTTAACACAGATACACAAAACCGGAAGCAAGTTTCAAATGCAGACATGCCCTTATTTACAGTGACATGAATCGGGAGTAGCTctacagaagtcagtggagttccacCACAGCAGCACTGGTGcatgaggagaatcaggcccttggatTTTAGTAAGGCTGTAGCACAGTTCAGTACCCAACCGCTCTCCAGTAGAGAACTGTTTTAGCCATTACAGGAGTCTAACTTGTAATCAGATCTCCCAGCACAGTAATTATTTCCATGTAGATGGCACTTAAGTGGACAAGCTTTGCAGCAGGTGATTTTGCAGATTAACAGTTTACACTTCTGCATTTACTTCTGTAGTGATTCAGGCAATGCTAAGTCAATTGAAAAACAATACACTCTGCTGGCTGCTTTTTCTCAATTTATTTCATGCCTCATCTGGCAAGTGTTTATAGATTCCTGTGCTAACATTTTCAATGCTTAAATGACCCCaaaattggatttgtttggaGGAAGGATTATCTTGCGGTTAAAAGCACAGACTGTCAGGCCTCCTGTGTGCACCTGGGCAAGTCATAGCCTCTTTGTGTCTCACATTCCACAATCGAGAAATAGGGCTGATTCCCACCTCCTTTGCGCAGGTGTTGTAAGACAAAACATTCATTAGTACTTCTAGAGCATGGTGAGATTTCTGGATGGAAGGCTCTGCAGAGGAGTAAAGCAGCAGTAGTAAAACCACTGTATCTTTATCTAAAGACCTTCCACCATCACCttgcaaaacaattcaaaatgatgaAGTTCAGTACCTGTCCTAGGGCCAATCCAACAGTTTAGTTGTAGAGATCTACATTTGACCATCTATCACCACTCCAGTTAGCAGTATCTGGGAGCATAGTGGGGCAACACAAATCAGTTCTGAAATGGGGAAAGGCCTTCACTGCTTAGCAGAAATTGCACTGTGTGCAAAGGACGAGGGCTCTAGTACTGGTGGATTATGATGGGAATCCCATCCAAAAAATCAGGCCTTGTTGGTGAGGGATGTGGAGAGCTTTGGTCCCACAAGCAAATCACATACCCCTTTGTAAAACAATTGGAAGTTTTGCAGCAGTTCACAACATCAAATGCAGACATATGTCCTCAGTTAGTGAGGCAGCAGCTACAAAGATTAGTTTCCTTAAAAATGTATGAGAATTAACACTACATTACACACCAATGTGCATTGCAAGTGCTTTTAGGATAATACTGTAGTAGAAACCACTTACTTTTGTGCattattgggggggagggggaaataaagtCCAGACATTAAAGAATAACTTATATAGTAAGAAAAAGGTCATCAATTTAATCCATCATTTACTTTAAGCAGGCAAGCAATTTGTAAACATTCAAAAGCGGCAGCATCCAAGTTAcaaacaatttaaaagaaaaagaattgaGATTAAgggttttttctttcaaaaaaattgGAAATGATCATTTAAAATGCTACAAACACTGAACACTCAGTTACATCACCTATCATCCTGCTAATAGTTCTTTCTTATAAAGATTCCAGTATTTCTAAAATTCATGATCTTGTAATAACTTGTACATTAGCATTTGCTGCTTGGAAGTCAGTTGCTTGAGGATTACACCTGTTTTTAAATTCCATTAGCAAAGGTGATGCTTGTGTCTTGATtcaatacttctttaacttctgAAGGCAAAGTGTCAAAGAGGTGATCTTCCACAACAAGCCCGCTTTTCCTGAGAAGCCGACATTGTCCTAGCATAGCTGGTAGCCGATCTAAGCAGTTTCCCTTCAGTTCCAGGTGAGTTAGCTGCACGAGCTGACCAATTTTATCTGGGATCGAGGTAATACAGTTTTGCCCCAGACTCAAAGTCCTTAATTTCACACATTTAAACAACTGTTTTGGCAAAATATCCACTTTGTTTCCTGTGATATGCAAATGCTGCAGATTTTGAAGCAATCCAATTTCCATTGGAATTGCTGCAATTGAGTTGTAGCTTACATCTAAGCATCTGAGTTTCTGTAAACTGAACACTGCAACTGGCAAGGATTCGAGTTTGTTATTGGAGAGATAAAGTGACTCCAAGTTCTTTACATGGGTAATGGAGGAAGGAATGTTGACTATTTTATTGTGCCACAACTTTAAGCAAGTAAGTCTTTTTAAGTGCTGGAAGCTGATGACTTCTTCAATTGTGCGTATGCTATTTGATTTTAAATCCAGATCCTGTAAATTAGACAGACTGAAAATGGCATGTGGAATTCTCTCCAGTTCACAGTTCTGTAGTTCTAACTCAGCTACATTCATCATTTTCTTAAGGCTATTCAGTACCACAAGCTTGGTGCCATCATTGTGAATTACTAGTTTTGTTAGATGCGGTGCCACATCTGTGATATTGGTGGGGACTTTGGTCAAATTGCTCTTCACATGGAGAATTTTAAGGTGTCTTAACTCTCTGAGAGATTCAAGCCCTATCATCTTATTGTTTTCAGAATTCAAGTTGCCTATCAAGTATAACTCACGGAGATTTTTGAGCAAATACACCCAAGCAGGAATTTCTGCAACATCTGTGAATTTCACGTGAAGGCATCTCAAGTTGTCACGGAGGAAGCTGAAAGCAGTCTGCTCAACCTTTGCAGGGCAGTGACAGAGATGAAGCTCTTGAAGGTTGGTCATCTGGGAGATTTTAGCTGGGATTTTTGCTTCAGGAATCAGCTCAAGTTTCAGCACATCCAGGTCTGTCAGATCAAACACTGCATCAGGGACCCCTGATAGCATGAAGAGATGCAGCTCTTGCTTATCCTGTGCATTGCGGGAGACATGCTGCCGAAGTTTTTCAAATGTCCACTCGTGGTTTAAACTAATTTCACGCAGCTTGTTTTCACTTACCTCTGACAAGAAGACACCAAATCTCTTGGAGTACAACTGGTCATACTGATCTACCATgtgcaaaagaaatgcaaaatcgTTTTTGACATCAGGAATATCACTGAAGCTGCTCTCTTCTCTGACCTTCTCAAAGGAATATTCTTTTAAGGGTATTCTAAACAACCAGAAGAGTGtgtacagacagacaaaaccaTACACACAAATGAGAGAAATGTAGCTGATAAGCAGCTTTTTCAACATGTAAGCCATATTGTGTGTACACTCAAATTCCTTATAGCCAGTCAAATGCTCCACTTTTGGCTTGCAGTTGTGCTCAAAACTAATCTCGTTTACAAAGTTAGCTGTGTAGCAAAGAATAAATATGAACTTGACTGTCTTGATGACTGTCTGGACAACATAGAGTTTATAAATCAAGTCACTGTCCTCCACATGGGCCCGGAATTTTCGAACTTTTTCAAACAGGGCTTTGGCTtgttctccatcttttttatctAAAATAGTCATGCTGGGAACCTCAATAACTggcttttcagctgaaaacttgaAGCCAGTCTTGGTTATCATGGGCGTACTAGCACTTGGACTTCCTTCATCACTGCTAGTGGAAACGTGCTTTGGCAGGGATTGGGCACCCGTTAGTCTCTGTTTGTTCTCCTCAGAGTCCTCACATGCTGTTTCAGATAATGCTTTTGTAGTCCAAGGGGATTCAAAACACTTTCCTAATATAGACACAAAATGTTCAATTTTTGAGCATGTTTTGGGATATTTAAACCAAAAATTGCTACTGACCATTAAAATAATAGTATGTATGAGAGCAAGATAGGGAAAATACTTTGAATACCAAGGAAGAGCCAAATGATAGCACATCTggttaataaatatatattgctGATAATCCAAATTGGTTTTTCGGCCTGAAGAATCCTGTTTCTCATTCTTCGGCTCCTGATTTGATACAGTAGATTGCAACTGAGAATAGGTCGTTCTGCTTAGTGGTATGTCTGGTGTTATGGTAGGTGCACTTTCAAAGGAAACTGTTCTCATTGCCATTCCTTTATCTTGATCAGTGGTTGTTTCAAATCCTGGTGTAACATCAGCATTCCCTGATATGCTGGGTTGTGCTTTTGAATTTACAGCAGACTGCAATACTGGCAAGCAGACCACCTGATCTTTGGTCAGCTGCATGGTTCCAGCAAAGATGGCAACCATTAGCATAACAACAGCAAGATAATCCATAAATACATCCCACCATGGTTTCAGGATGCGATAAGTTGGCTGAATGTCATTAAGTGATGCAACTTCTGCAAGGGTAAACAttcctgaaacaaaacaaaacatacgtTACTATCATTTGTTGTTGACAGACtggtataattttttttctgttgaacaGCATAACATCACAAGATATGTAGAATCTGAAAAAGTTTTCCACTGCTCTTTGTATTTTGTTGAATTGTACGCTATTGTCCACCaccccataaaatggaagcaagCCAGGCAGGATCCTTTCAAGGGTGTACGGTGTCTCTagaataataaaaacaacaacaaaatctctctctttacTTACTGTCAAATTATACTTAGAGAGAGCCACCACTTAATATTACAAGAGCGAAAGGTTTGCACTGTATGATATAACTATCTGGACTGTTAAGAGCTGtcattgatatattttaaaaacgtGACTAGCAAATAGAATATACCTTGTGAAAATCAGTTTCTGTAAAAGTGATTGGACTGTGTACTTTGAATATGCACTATATTagtgttaattaaaaatattttaaataataaaaaatagaaaacgTTTTGCAAAACATTCTGCACTCTCTTATAACAATATGACAAAACCTCTCATTTCCAATTCATTCAaataagctaaaaaaaaaaaaaatcaataaatttCATTCCTTTGCTATCCGATCCTTTTCCTTAGGTACCACCACTCATGTCTTAGCAATGTTAATGTTTCAACTATTATATAAAAATACTACACTAAAAGAGCtgctttcaatatttttatttattttatagcaaGATATTCAAACTATTTAAAATAGTCTGGAAAATGGATATTTCTCagttaatgaaaattaaaaaaaagacaattatCTGGAAATCAGTTTAGATAGCAAACTAGTTGCAAGACTTATTTTTCCAATTAAATTTTATCCATTGCTACCTGGAACTGTAAATCTGATTTGGATTCCCACCCAGTCCTTGTTGTAGCATAGTTTACTGCCCATCAAATA
This window of the Eretmochelys imbricata isolate rEreImb1 chromosome 8, rEreImb1.hap1, whole genome shotgun sequence genome carries:
- the LRRC8D gene encoding volume-regulated anion channel subunit LRRC8D codes for the protein MFTLAEVASLNDIQPTYRILKPWWDVFMDYLAVVMLMVAIFAGTMQLTKDQVVCLPVLQSAVNSKAQPSISGNADVTPGFETTTDQDKGMAMRTVSFESAPTITPDIPLSRTTYSQLQSTVSNQEPKNEKQDSSGRKTNLDYQQYIFINQMCYHLALPWYSKYFPYLALIHTIILMVSSNFWFKYPKTCSKIEHFVSILGKCFESPWTTKALSETACEDSEENKQRLTGAQSLPKHVSTSSDEGSPSASTPMITKTGFKFSAEKPVIEVPSMTILDKKDGEQAKALFEKVRKFRAHVEDSDLIYKLYVVQTVIKTVKFIFILCYTANFVNEISFEHNCKPKVEHLTGYKEFECTHNMAYMLKKLLISYISLICVYGFVCLYTLFWLFRIPLKEYSFEKVREESSFSDIPDVKNDFAFLLHMVDQYDQLYSKRFGVFLSEVSENKLREISLNHEWTFEKLRQHVSRNAQDKQELHLFMLSGVPDAVFDLTDLDVLKLELIPEAKIPAKISQMTNLQELHLCHCPAKVEQTAFSFLRDNLRCLHVKFTDVAEIPAWVYLLKNLRELYLIGNLNSENNKMIGLESLRELRHLKILHVKSNLTKVPTNITDVAPHLTKLVIHNDGTKLVVLNSLKKMMNVAELELQNCELERIPHAIFSLSNLQDLDLKSNSIRTIEEVISFQHLKRLTCLKLWHNKIVNIPSSITHVKNLESLYLSNNKLESLPVAVFSLQKLRCLDVSYNSIAAIPMEIGLLQNLQHLHITGNKVDILPKQLFKCVKLRTLSLGQNCITSIPDKIGQLVQLTHLELKGNCLDRLPAMLGQCRLLRKSGLVVEDHLFDTLPSEVKEVLNQDTSITFANGI